AAAGCCGGTGAAACGCTCCTACGTATCGGCGTTCGGGAAGATGCTACGATGTTGGACGCAATTTTCGTGACGACTAACGTGAAAGCCACGGCTGCCGACCAAGCAAACGTTCGTCTTCCAACCGATAAAGACAGGAAGATACAAATTGAGGGGCTCGCTGTGGACGCGAAAGGTAAAGCCGCAACCACATGGGGCTCCCTGAAACAGGCATATCAATGAGAAATGGTGGAAGAACAGGCGAGTAAAAGATCGGAAGCGTGGAAGGGCGTTTCTTTCTTCCATCCTTCCATCCTTCCATCCCCGCTTGCAGCCTTCCAGTCTTCCAGCCAAGTTTCACTGGGGCAGCATCAATGGAAAAGGAAGCCTCCAGTGGTTTTGCCCCTATTAAACGATTGTTGCGAAACAGATAGCACTCCTCTCCGTAATAGTCGATGCGCCATCGATCAAAACCACGTTCAAATTGGACAACACGATCAGGCGGGCCGAGGTGAAGTTTTAACTTCTCCATTGCCCGCTTGTCGCGCGTTACAAGTGCATAAGTCGTATACGCTAACCCCGAAAGAATCCCTCCCAAGGCTATCTTCCCTCTTAATTTGACCGAAATACCCTCCGCAGTTGGTGTTAATCCCGAAATTAGGCACAAAATAAGCACAAAAGCACATATTTTTTTTGTTTTTTCACAGAAAATTTGACATAAATTTTTCATAAGTGTGTTAACCTTGACAAAAAAACATTTTGCGTGTATCCTAATTGGAACGATTAAAAAAGAGTCGCTACTTAGGGTACAGATTGCCAACCCATATTGAGGAGATTGAAAACCTGTAAAAATCTTCAATCTCAGTCCGAAGAATCGGGGTTACAAACCCCTCCCACAGTGGAAAGCGGTCCAGGAGCAATCCATTAAAAACCTAATTAGCGATCTACTCGGAGCGTGTAAAGATGACTGTCATGCATTCTAAGGGAGAAACTCCCGACACAACAGATGCACCGAATTGTACGACAGAATTGAGTCTTGAGGACGTTAAACAAGAATTGTACAACCGTCACCATCCAAGTTTAACGTTTCTCGACATAGAAGCCCATGCAAAGACTATCCACAAGATACGGGCCCTGAAACAGAAGCACAACGTTGTGATGCTCGGTCACAACTACATGGAGCCACTGGTTTTTGGACTTTCTGAAAAAGAGGAACAGGGTGATTCGCTCGGCCTGAGCATGTACGCTGCAAACACAGAAGCACCCTATCTAATTTTCAACGGCGTGCCGTTCATGGCAGAAACAGCGAAAATTTTGAATCCGAGCAAAACAGTGCTGGTTGCAGATAAGACAGCAGGTTGTTCACTCGCCGATAACTTCGGTGCTGAAGATGTCAAGGAGTTGAAAGCTCTTTATCCGGGCGCGCCAGTGATGATTTACGTTAATAGCTACGCCGACGCGAAAGCAGAATCGGATATCTGCTGCACATCAGCAAATGCAGCACACATCGCAAAAACGATGCCAGGGGACACAGTGATTTTCGTGCCCGATATCTTCTTTGCACAGAATTTAGAGGAAGAATTGAAAGGCGAGAAAAATGTCGTCTATCCCGGCAAAGACAACACAGCGCGCGGCGCAGTCTGTGAAGTTCATGAAAGGTTCACACTTGATGACCTACTCGGAATCCGAGAATCGTTTGAAATTCCGAAAGGGCATCTGCTCCGCAAATTATACGCGCACTGGGAATGTCGTCCAAACGTTTTACAGGAAGCAGATTTTTACGGCAGTACCAGTCAGATTATGAAGGATATAGCGGAACGTGTCGCGGTAAACCAACTTGAGCGCGCTTTTGTTGCTTCGGAATGTGAACTCACCTCAAATCTGGCACAAGAATTTCCAGAAGTCCAATTTTGGACTGCTTGCTCCGTCCGATGCTCACACATGGCACAGGTGAGTTTGGGTAAAATAGCGAATATTCTGGAAGCGATCGATCAGAATGCAGACCTCGGTGAATACGAAATTACACTGAATCCGGAAGTTATTGATAAAGCCCGCACACCGATTCAGCGAATGCTTGAAGCAAGTGTGTAATTAGCCGAAAGCCATCAGCCGTCGGCTGTCAGTTAAGAGGTGAATCAAAATCTCTTGTGACCGATGGCTGATAGCCGACAGCCGAAAGCCATTAAAATCGTGTGATGAAAGAAACGCGATGCGCATTGCCGACATACGCGTCCGGCACGAAAGCGTAGTCAAACTGGAAGTCAATGTTCGCTAACGCATCTTCGCCACTGCGTCGCACACCGATACCGAGTGCCAATCCATCGCTGGGATTCTCATTCATCCCGATTCGGTATCCGATACGCGCAGCAATGCTTTTGTAAAACCACCGCTCTGCCCCGATGTGAAAACTCGGATTTGCATCAATGAGCGGAAGATTTGCGTCTGCGACAAATGCCCACACCTCCTGCGGAGGTGTGACGTCCTCAGTTTCGGTTTCCGCCGGTTGTTTCCACGTTCTATAAGCCAATCCTGCCCGGATCGCCATCGGCAGATTTTCCCCACCATCTAAGACCCCAGCATTTTGGACAGCAACCCCAATGCCGAGATGATTGTCAAGCAAACGTAAGATTACACCGACATCTGCTGCAATACCATAAGCATTCTGAATGTCCAATTGTTGCGAAATTATCTTTGCCGTGCCACCCACTGACATTGCTGAGCCAAGCGGGTAGGCGAGAGACAACCCCGTAGCGAAACCTCCGACTGTCACAGTACTATCTGGATCTTCCGTTGGTCCCTGCCGGCGTTCAATTTCAGTGAAACTTCCGAGAAAGCTTGCTCCCCAGACGAGCCGATCTATCCGCTGTGCGTATCCAATGGTTTGATTGTTAATGTCCGCAAATGAGAAGTGTTGC
This window of the Candidatus Poribacteria bacterium genome carries:
- a CDS encoding PorV/PorQ family protein, translated to MKINCSPLRNLYRMIGNLRVIKKIAIVLLIVTVVTPSAHAVSIHDGAGTAGAAFLKIEGGSRPVGMGGAFAGLANDVNTIFWNPAGLTAVHDQELTAMQHFSFADINNQTIGYAQRIDRLVWGASFLGSFTEIERRQGPTEDPDSTVTVGGFATGLSLAYPLGSAMSVGGTAKIISQQLDIQNAYGIAADVGVILRLLDNHLGIGVAVQNAGVLDGGENLPMAIRAGLAYRTWKQPAETETEDVTPPQEVWAFVADANLPLIDANPSFHIGAERWFYKSIAARIGYRIGMNENPSDGLALGIGVRRSGEDALANIDFQFDYAFVPDAYVGNAHRVSFITRF
- a CDS encoding quinolinate synthase NadA, which produces MTVMHSKGETPDTTDAPNCTTELSLEDVKQELYNRHHPSLTFLDIEAHAKTIHKIRALKQKHNVVMLGHNYMEPLVFGLSEKEEQGDSLGLSMYAANTEAPYLIFNGVPFMAETAKILNPSKTVLVADKTAGCSLADNFGAEDVKELKALYPGAPVMIYVNSYADAKAESDICCTSANAAHIAKTMPGDTVIFVPDIFFAQNLEEELKGEKNVVYPGKDNTARGAVCEVHERFTLDDLLGIRESFEIPKGHLLRKLYAHWECRPNVLQEADFYGSTSQIMKDIAERVAVNQLERAFVASECELTSNLAQEFPEVQFWTACSVRCSHMAQVSLGKIANILEAIDQNADLGEYEITLNPEVIDKARTPIQRMLEASV